In the genome of Arachis stenosperma cultivar V10309 chromosome 6, arast.V10309.gnm1.PFL2, whole genome shotgun sequence, the window ATGGTGGGGAGATGAGGTGGTATATGTGGGAAGTAGGCAGAGACCACTTCATCTCCTGGAGAGAAACCTTCTGtagggattttcttgtttttccatCCCCTTGGGACCTTTTTTCTTGTGTCCCTTGATGTCACTTTGCTACTTGTGGTTCTCTCTTTGAGGAAAATTTTGTTACTTGTCTCAAATGACTCTGGTGGGTCTGGTTCCTTTTGGATTACACTTGGCTATTGCTCCTTCTAATCACATTGGTTGTTAAACATAGGGGGTTCTTATGTGTGGTGCTTGTGCTTCCTTGTTTGGCTCCTCCATCAGCTCTTTGCTATTATAATCTATTTCTTGTGAGGGTTTGAAAACATTGAAGGTGAGCTgatcatcatgtattctcaataCTAGCTCTCCTCGCTCCACATCTATAAGCACCCTGGCTGTGGCTAAGAATGCCCTTCCTAGAATGATGGGGTGAATGGGGTCCTCCTTCATTTCCAGGATAACAAAGTCTATGGGGAGGAAGTATTtcccaaccttcactaacacattttcaaccactcctattgcCTGCTTTTGGGTTTTGTCAGCCAGTTTGATGATTACATCTGTGGGTGTTAGCTCattgatttgaagctttttcatgagggatagaggcattaagttgatgctcGCTCCCAGGTCACAGAGCCCCTTATAAATCATTGTCTCTCCTATAGCACAGGAAATGTGAAAACTCCTTGGATCCTTCTTCTTTGTGGGTGGCTCTGtttgaatgagagcactgcaATCCCTGTTCATTTTTATTGTTTGTCCACCCTTCAATGAACACTTTTTGGTTAGTAGCTCCTTTATATACTTGATGTAGGAGGGCATTTGCTGGAGGGCCttaatgaatggtatatttacatcaagagatgcaaacatgTCGAGGAACCTTGAATACATTCTTCCTGCTACACCACCCTTAAGCCTTTGGGAaaaggtgcatatgggttcagTATCTCCCTTTTCTTTAGCTCTTCCTTGAGTGTGAGTTGGGGTGCATGGTTTCTTTCTTCATGGTTTCCCTTTGGACTGTCTTGGAGGTGTTCTACTTCCTCCATACTCCTCTCATCATTTGTGGTGATCATCTTACATTCTTCCCaccttactttctttgtttctcctcttggTTTCTTCTCTGTGTCACTTGGAAAACCATCAGTAGgtttgggaatttgttgagatagATACCCTACTTGAGACTCCAGTCTCTTGATGTTTTCCCCTTGGTTTTTGACATTGGCTCGCACTTCCTCCTTAAACACCTTATTGTCTTGGGCTTCTCTACATATGTCTTCAAGTAGAGTCTCAATCTTGGAAAGTCTATCCTCAGTTAGTGATGGTGGGTTGGGATTAGGTGGTTGAGAATGGTGGTTAGATGGATGTTGATAGGATCTTTATGAAGTATGTTGgtgagttgcattgttgttggggtTGTGGTTGTGGCGTCTCTGGCCTTGGCCTTGATCCTGTtgatttccccacccaaagtttgggtgatttctccatccagagttgtaagttttggagtatggatcatggattTGTCTAGGTGAGTTCCCAACATAATTGGCTTGTTCCCAATC includes:
- the LOC130934110 gene encoding uncharacterized protein LOC130934110 yields the protein MYSRFLDMFASLDVNIPFIKALQQMPSYIKYIKELLTKKCSLKGGQTIKMNRDCSALIQTEPPTKKKDPRSFHISCAIGETMIYKGLCDLGASINLMPLSLMKKLQINELTPTDVIIKLADKTQKQAIGVVENVLVKVGKYFLPIDFVILEMKEDPIHPIILGRAFLATARVLIDVERGELVLRIHDDQLTFNVFKPSQEIDYNSKELMEEPNKEAQAPHIRTPYV